The DNA window TCGTACTGAAACTGGCCGTCACCGGCCTCGTCTGCGCCTGCCTCCTGCTGACCAGCGACCGCTTGGCCGTGCTGTACGCGCAGGACAAGGCCGAGGAGAAACTCCAGCAGTCCCTCGGGCTCGCCGCCGCGCCCGAGGTCGAGATCCACGGCTTCCCCTTCCTCACCCAGGTCATGAGCCGGCGGCTCGACGAGGTCGACGTCACCGTTCCGGACGTGGCCGCCGACCGGGTCTCCCTCGCCCAGGTGCGGGCGACCGCCAAGGACATCCGCGTCGTCGGCGATCTCCCGGCGTCGGTCCGGGGCGCCGTCGTCGGCAAGGTGGACGGCGACGTACTGCTGTCCTTCGACGACCTGAGCCGCGAACTGGGCGCCTCGCAGGCGAAGTTCACCAAGGACGGCGCCGGCCGGGTGCGGGTGACGGGCTCCCTGCCCGTCGCGGGCCGGGAAGTGCGCGTACGGGCCGAGGCGCACGTACGCCGCGACGGCGACCGGGCGGTCTCGACCACCGTCGACCGCATGCGGCTCGACATCCCCGGCCTCGTCACCTACCGGCCGGGCAAGGACCGCGCGCGCTCCGGCCTGACGCTGCACCCCGAGGCCGCCGCCCGGATCAGCCGCGAGGCGGCACACATCAAGGCGCTGCTGGCGGTTCCGGCGGTCGCGGAGCGGCTGGGTGTACGGGACGCGTGGGTCGAGCGGGCGCTGCGCAGCGAGAGGGCGCTGCACGAACTCACCGGCTCCCCACGCTTCGTACAGAGCCTGATGAAGCTCAACCTCGTCGACGTGGTGATGGACCACCCCTGGCTGCTGGAGAAGGCCGGCATCGACCCCGGGCTGGTCGGCGCGCTGCTCG is part of the Streptomyces agglomeratus genome and encodes:
- a CDS encoding DUF2993 domain-containing protein; amino-acid sequence: MRPPTRIASHSPNPYDELALLAPPEPDYEHLPDDVGKDDPLGLGPGIGISSGPGPAPDDEGRADDDEDEWKPPNHRGKSRLAAVPVVLKLAVTGLVCACLLLTSDRLAVLYAQDKAEEKLQQSLGLAAAPEVEIHGFPFLTQVMSRRLDEVDVTVPDVAADRVSLAQVRATAKDIRVVGDLPASVRGAVVGKVDGDVLLSFDDLSRELGASQAKFTKDGAGRVRVTGSLPVAGREVRVRAEAHVRRDGDRAVSTTVDRMRLDIPGLVTYRPGKDRARSGLTLHPEAAARISREAAHIKALLAVPAVAERLGVRDAWVERALRSERALHELTGSPRFVQSLMKLNLVDVVMDHPWLLEKAGIDPGLVGALLALRPPELSDRLSLNFRLPSTPGGLRLRAISVEREGIRADLSGTGLTLGSS